taataatataaacattgtcATCATCAAACGTCACTAAAAgacaaaattcaatattaaaattagtctctaaaaacaagaaaataaatgtcaatcattttagggtttttatattattttaactattactTTAAACgtgtttttatctttaaaaaatactaaattaagcGCGTAACAAGTAAGAAAagttctttaaaataatttaaaaacacaTTCAAAGTAAACTAAGGAGAAAGAGACGTATTAAATTAAGAACGCACTCAGTTGAATGATAGGGCATGATTATGGTCTTgttaataatgtataaataaaaggTAAATCGAAAATCAATCGAGCAAAACTAAACTCAACCATAAATAGTTGTTTATTTATTGACGATCAAACTGACAAAAGAATTAGtcatagttaaaatttaaaaatataaataatttagttataacatacttaaatatttattttaataattaaattattcaaatacaatatataattaatattcatatatagaCTAGTTTcgtttggattttttaaaataacacaattaaaaaatatataatttcattcttttctattttattttatcatatcattcaatttattaattaaaatattaaaataaaattttaaattattattttttattttatcattatatattaatatcttttaatttattttactctATATTATCTGAGAAATGATTATGCAAAGAATTTGGGAAAGGGAATAAGAAAGAGAATGACGTAGTCCaatttgattggctgaaaaaattaaataatttatctcttctcttatttttatatacgcTCATTTCTTTTCCCAAATTTCCTCTCTCTAATCCTCGTCTATCAAgataatcataaataattttttaaatatctgaagcaatatattttttttaacataaatttgaTCTATAATTGTATCTTTAGTATTAATTTTGAAGGATAGAGTCGATCTAACCCGGCTCAAATTTTTTCAaccttcttttttttgtttcatcTATCAAATTCTATCCCTTTATCACTTTTATGTCAAGATAATcacaaatcattattttttaaatatctaagttgatacattttttttaacacaaattGATCTATAATTGTATCTTTAGTAATAATTTTGAAGGATAGAGTCGATCTAACCCGGCCCAATCAGATATATACAAATCGCTTATACATCATTAATAATAGATAGgtttctaaattaataataataaacaaaatgagGCATTTCGTTCTCTCACCACTGATtgaatctaattaataaaataaaataaagaaaaatgaaagtgaggttttaattaattaattaaaaaaggaaTAGGATGAGGTTGTCCGAGTGggttttgttgtagtgtaaaTTACACAGATTTGTCCCAAATAATTGAAGTTTGTAAAGACAAAAGTACCCTCAAGGTGTCCCACAAAGTTGATAAATTATTGAGGGGCAATTTGGTCCAACCGACAAGAATAATGCATGCATGGACAGGCCGCCGCGTAAGTGGGTCAATCACCTACCTCCTTGGAGCATAACACACAATTACATCAATGCCATCCACCTCATCTCTGGATAACCCTCATCCTTTCAACGCTTCAGATTCTTCCACGTCATCACATCACCTAATTTTGGGTCCTACCATCACAAAAAAACATATCAAGAAAAATCTCGAAAGAGCttgatttatcaaataaaaaaaaataaaacaagtgaATGACGTaagatttatcaatattttcaaaattaaataattaaaaaataaattaaaactcgAGTTATAAAGTTACCTTAACATAGATTCGCTCCTCGGATAAATTGTGAAATCACATTGTTTCTCCATCGACtaactgaaattaaaatatatatatttattttaaaaattaacataattctGACCCTAAATTATAATAAGTgtgaattatttatattaatatatatatatatatatatacttcatttttctattattttaataaaaacttactaaaattttgatgataaatttggtaattcatatattttttttcaattttcttaatttcattaaaaaaaaaatatactagctgcatttattataacaaaaccaaacaaataataataatcatgaAAGATGTGTTAGGTATGGTGTGGACTAATACtagaaacaaaattatttttttattctgaaCTATGACAAGaccttctaattttttaatttaatttattatttactttaccCACCCAATTCAAATTCTTGGATCcgaataattttaatgtaagtgatcaaatgaaattaattttgaaaatactttttatttttagaatcaaCTACCCACCTTGAGAAAGAAATTTGGATCTATTTGATCAGATACGAATATGAAATAGATGCTCAATTATttccttttaatttttactaaaaCAACTACTAGTACAATATTTTCTCCAATGTGATCCCCACAATGGATGCTTCACTATTAACAATTCAAGTAAACAAATAAATGTGTGTGGTATAATGATTTTCTATATTCATTTCAATTATCTTATTGTTAGAACATGGTTTTGTCCAAAATGAACCCATAGAATATGCCATTTCACTTGTTAAacgatatatataataattcaatcatACGTAAATAACTcgttataaaatatatcattcatttttCTGTGCGCAAATGTATAGAGGTTTAGACGATGTAAAAAACAAATCCTAAAacataacttttaaaaaatgcTTTTACaggattaaataattatttaatatttatcttctcaTAAATTGATTTCtcaccatttttttaaatttaatatatcaagagtttaatatttacaagatattttaatttgaaactgTGTAATGAcagtaaattaattatactagtttttatagattaaattattatttttttaaatataataattaatatatcatataaataaaagtgtaagaagaatttatttcacatatatatatatatatatatagttaatttatttctataactTGACTAATCTAAATCTAAACAagattataataattactttattatAGATTTATATCCATAAACATGTTACCCAATTCAACTaccacattttttaaatttggtgcatattatatattacagcttatttatttgattttagttattagttagttaaatattataattttattaataaatttgttaatggaatgatattacatttttttataaataaacacataaaactaactttaatcattaataatttaatacaatttgctatatttaaaaagagatatttggaaattaaataaaatcacagcaagaaaagaaaaaaaagtaatcctaaatattatttatccatatataaataattaattaattaatttgagatgtGGATCAAATGATTTACTCGAAACTTACGTGGATCTTCGCTGGCTGGTCCACCACAAATTTTGGACCATTAAACGATGCAATCTATCCAATCTTTACATGCCACGTGTCATATAGACTCGGCGACCCGTTTTCTCTATTCTATCCGAATTCTCAACTATATAAACAAACCCTAATCCTTCCCCTGAATAATCGCAAAGAAAACAGAAACAGATAATtaatcatcaatatatatttttagattttgaccCATAAAAGTTCGATCATGGCTAGACCTAGATCCACGGTCAAGATTCCGGCGAATCACCGAATCTTTCTATCAAATAGTCCGGTGGAAGAATCAGATTCCGACACCTCTCCCATGAATTTGTCCGACACGGTATTCGAATTCCTAGACGATTGTTCTCCGTCCGGCAGCAGcgacggcggcggcggcggcggagaaGGAGGAAGCAATTCCTTCCCCTGTTTggatgacgatgatgatgatcatgaaCCCATTTCAGATGATAAAACATTCTGGGAAAACCAACATCAACTTCTTAAAGTAATTttctgattttcttttaaacccTTTATGAGAAAATTAACattgattcatatttcataaaccctaattatatgttaatcaaTTTACAGGCAACTTTATATAGAACGAGTTCATTAGAAACAAAGATTCGGAAAGAGACTAAAGAGGTTATGGAGGATTTGAAAATTAAGGGAAATTTTTGTTCATGTGGAAAACCGGTCGCCGGAGGAAGTTGTCGGGATTGTTTAATGAGGGAGGTTTGTACACGTTTGAGAAATTCCGGATTCAATTGTGCAATTTCAAAATCTAAATGGAGAAATTCTGCAGATCTTCCATCAGGtttgttacaaaaaaaaaatatatgttctaCATTTAGCTAGAGTtaatgaaaaacttgttaataaattttgatttgttttattcaGGTGAACACAAGTTTTTGGATGTAATCGATAACTCGGATTTAAAGAAGGGGGAGATAAGAGTGGTAATCGAATTGAACTTTCGAGGTGAATTCGAGATGAGTAGAATGGGTGAAGAATATCAACGTTTGACGAGTAAACTACCTGAGGTTTTCGTTGGAAAGGTTCAAAGATTGGAGAGTTTAATCAAGATTATATGTTTTGCGGGTAAAAAGTGCATGAAAGAGAAGAAAATGCATATTGGTCCGTGGAGGAAACAAAAGTATATGCAAGCCAAATGGCTCGGGCCTTGCCAGAGGACTGAGCCAACTCCTCCTGTGGCTCAGACCGGGTGGTGGGCGAGTCGGGAGGTGGGTCGAAGGCCCGTGACATCCATGTTGACCGTAGACTTTCTTGATATTGCCCCGAAATTGCAATGTCAAATGGTGTTTGTTTGAATCTATCAATGATGGTTCATATGACCAATTATGCTCTTAATGTGCacacaaattattttgatcaattataattaattttcactttattttcttagtaattttttttttcaaaatatatataagagaatttAGGTTTGAATgcg
This is a stretch of genomic DNA from Impatiens glandulifera chromosome 4, dImpGla2.1, whole genome shotgun sequence. It encodes these proteins:
- the LOC124936473 gene encoding uncharacterized protein LOC124936473 — encoded protein: MARPRSTVKIPANHRIFLSNSPVEESDSDTSPMNLSDTVFEFLDDCSPSGSSDGGGGGGEGGSNSFPCLDDDDDDHEPISDDKTFWENQHQLLKATLYRTSSLETKIRKETKEVMEDLKIKGNFCSCGKPVAGGSCRDCLMREVCTRLRNSGFNCAISKSKWRNSADLPSGEHKFLDVIDNSDLKKGEIRVVIELNFRGEFEMSRMGEEYQRLTSKLPEVFVGKVQRLESLIKIICFAGKKCMKEKKMHIGPWRKQKYMQAKWLGPCQRTEPTPPVAQTGWWASREVGRRPVTSMLTVDFLDIAPKLQCQMVFV